In one Hippocampus zosterae strain Florida chromosome 10, ASM2543408v3, whole genome shotgun sequence genomic region, the following are encoded:
- the srsf7a gene encoding serine and arginine rich splicing factor 7a isoform X1 produces the protein MSYYSSSRSSSRATDCKVYVGDLGNGAAKGELERAFSYYGPLRTVWVARNPPGFAFVEFEDPRDAEDAVKGMDGKLLCGSRVRVEMSTGMSRKGRGRPSRRQFDPNDRCYQCGDRGHYAYDCYRFSKRGGGRRSRSRSRSRSRSRSRSRGRRYRSRSHSRSHSRSRSRRRSPSYSRRRSRSGSPARSKSRTPMRSRSRSRSRSRSAPRGRSASRSRSRSPSANHKRNSVCWELRTALTLQLIPGPGSASWRCVHPAGG, from the exons ATGTCCTACTACTCCTCATCCCGCAGTTCGTCCAGGGCAACCGACTGCAAGGTCTATGTGGGTGACCTCGGTAATGGAGCCGCCAAAGGGGAGTTGGAGCGGGCCTTCAGCTACTATGGCCCACTGCGGACCGTCTGGGTGGCCCGTAACCCACCAGGGTTTGCTTTTGTGGAGTTTGAGGACCCAAGAGACGCTGAGGATGCCGTGAAAGGCATGGATGGAAA GCTCTTGTGTGGCTCACGTGTACGTGTGGAGATGTCAACAGGCATGTCCAGAAAAGGCCGTGGACGCCCCAGCCGACGTCAGTTCGATCCGAATGACCGCTGCTACCAATGTGGCGACCGCGGCCATTACGCCTACGACTGCTACCGCTTCAGCAAGCGAGGAGGAGGCCGCCGTAGCAG GTCTCGTTCCCGCTCTCGGTCACGCTCCAGGTCTCGATCTCGAGGACGCCGCTACCGATCCCGTTCTCACTCTCGCAGCCATAGCCGCAGCCG GAGCCGTCGTCGCTCTCCATCCTACTCAAGGCGCAGAAGCAG GTCTGGCTCTCCGGCGCGCTCCAAGTCCAGGACGCCAATGAGAAG TCGCTCCAGGTCCCGTTCTCGGTCCAGGTCTGCACCAAGAGGGCGCTCCGCCTCCCGTTCCCGCTCTCGATCCCCCTCGGCCAATCACAAGAGGAACAG TGTGTGCTGGGAGCTGCGCACTGCGCTGACACTACAGCTGATCCCAGGCCCAGGGTCTGCCAGCTGGCGGTGTGTACATCCTGCGGGAGGGTGA
- the srsf7a gene encoding serine and arginine rich splicing factor 7a isoform X2, with product MSYYSSSRSSSRATDCKVYVGDLGNGAAKGELERAFSYYGPLRTVWVARNPPGFAFVEFEDPRDAEDAVKGMDGKLLCGSRVRVEMSTGMSRKGRGRPSRRQFDPNDRCYQCGDRGHYAYDCYRFSKRGGGRRSRSRSRSRSRSRSRSRGRRYRSRSHSRSHSRSRSRRRSPSYSRRRSRSGSPARSKSRTPMRSRSRSRSRSRSAPRGRSASRSRSRSPSANHKRNSRSRSASQNRSPTPAAN from the exons ATGTCCTACTACTCCTCATCCCGCAGTTCGTCCAGGGCAACCGACTGCAAGGTCTATGTGGGTGACCTCGGTAATGGAGCCGCCAAAGGGGAGTTGGAGCGGGCCTTCAGCTACTATGGCCCACTGCGGACCGTCTGGGTGGCCCGTAACCCACCAGGGTTTGCTTTTGTGGAGTTTGAGGACCCAAGAGACGCTGAGGATGCCGTGAAAGGCATGGATGGAAA GCTCTTGTGTGGCTCACGTGTACGTGTGGAGATGTCAACAGGCATGTCCAGAAAAGGCCGTGGACGCCCCAGCCGACGTCAGTTCGATCCGAATGACCGCTGCTACCAATGTGGCGACCGCGGCCATTACGCCTACGACTGCTACCGCTTCAGCAAGCGAGGAGGAGGCCGCCGTAGCAG GTCTCGTTCCCGCTCTCGGTCACGCTCCAGGTCTCGATCTCGAGGACGCCGCTACCGATCCCGTTCTCACTCTCGCAGCCATAGCCGCAGCCG GAGCCGTCGTCGCTCTCCATCCTACTCAAGGCGCAGAAGCAG GTCTGGCTCTCCGGCGCGCTCCAAGTCCAGGACGCCAATGAGAAG TCGCTCCAGGTCCCGTTCTCGGTCCAGGTCTGCACCAAGAGGGCGCTCCGCCTCCCGTTCCCGCTCTCGATCCCCCTCGGCCAATCACAAGAGGAACAG TCGTTCCCGTTCAGCAAGTCAAAACCGAAGTCCAACACCAGCCGCCAACTGA
- the LOC127608818 gene encoding heterogeneous nuclear ribonucleoprotein L-like isoform X3: MATAASRYYSEEGRANKRQKTDGMSTGYEDPHKTLPSIVVHVRGLVDGVTESDLMEALQEFGTISYVVLMPKKRQALVEYEDMNGSSTAVTYGADNQVYIASHPAFINYSTSQKISRPGDSDDSRSVNNILLLTIMNPIYPITKEVLYTICNNCGPVHRIVIFRKNGVQAMVEFDSVQSAQRAKASLNGADIYSGCCTLKIEYAKPTRLNVFKNDQDTWDYTNPNLGGPDGDLDGNGSNADDMGANPNKRQRQPALLGDHPPEYSGYHGYDESYGSSPYESRRMGPPMRARGSRSYQPNYGPPPPPPGEYGAHADSPVVMVYGLEPEKMNADRVFNIFCLYGNVERVKFMKSKPGAAMVEMGDCYAVDRAITHLNSNFLFAQKLNVCVSKQQAIVPGQCYELEDGSSSFKDFHGSRNNRFTSPEQAAKNRIQHPSNVLHFFNAQPDVTPEIFSQICEDLGVKCPVNVKMFTGKSGGAPSDRSASGLLEWESINDAMEALALMNHFQMKNATGPYPYTLKLCFSTVQHGNC, encoded by the exons ATGGCAACCGCGGCGAGTCGATATTACAGCGAGGAGGGTAGGGCGAACAAAAGACAGAAAACCGACGGAATGTCAACG GGCTATGAAGACCCCCACAAGACCCTTCCGTCCATAGTGGTGCACGTCCGAGGCCTGGTTGATGGTGTTACGGAGTCAGACCTGATGGAGGCCCTGCAAGAGTTTGGAACCATCAG CTATGTAGTGCTAATGCCCAAGAAGCGTCAGGCGCTGGTGGAATATGAGGACATGAACGGCTCGTCCACGGCGGTAACTTACGGCGCTGACAACCAGGTGTACATCGCCAGCCACCCGGCCTTCATCAACTACTCCACCAGCCAGAAGATCTCTAGGCCAGGTGACTCTGATGACTCAAGGAGCGTCAACAACATACTGCTGCTCACCATCATGAACCCCATCTACCCCATCACCA AGGAGGTACTCTACACCATATGCAACAACTGCGGCCCTGTTCACAGAATTGTCATCTTTAGGAAGAATGGTGTGCAAGCCATGGTGGA ATTTGACTCTGTGCAAAGCGCCCAGCGAGCCAAAGCATCTCTCAACGGAGCTGACATCTACTCTGGATGCTGCACGCTAAAGATCGAATACGCCAAG CCTACTCGGTTGAATGTGTTCAAGAATGATCAGGACACTTGGGATTACACCAATCCCAATTTGGGTGGACCAG ATGGCGACCTGGATGGCAATGGGAGCAACGCAG aCGACATGGGTGCCAACCCCAACAAGCGTCAGCGCCAGCCTGCCCTCCTGGGCGACCACCCCCCGGAGTACA GTGGTTACCACGGCTATGACGAGAGCTACGGCTCGTCGCCCTACGAGAGCCGCCGAATGGGACCTCCGATGAGGGCCCGCGGCAGTAGAAGCTACCAGCCCAACTACGGTCCCCCGCCACCACCTCCCGGCGAGTACGGGGCCCACGCAGACTCACCAGTGGTCATGGTCTACGGACTGGAGCCTGAAAAGATGAACGCCGACCGCGTCTTCAACATATTCTGTCTGTATGGCAACGTGGAGCGG GTCAAGTTCATGAAGAGCAAACCGGGTGCCGCCATGGTGGAGATGGGTGACTGCTACGCTGTGGACCGCGCCATCACGCACCTCAACAGCAACTTCCTGTTTGCGCAGAAGCTCAACGTGTG CGTCTCCAAGCAGCAGGCCATCGTGCCAGGCCAGTGCTATGAGCTGGAGGACGGCTCTAGCAGCTTCAAGGACTTCCACGGTTCCAGGAACAATCGCTTCACGTCGCCCGAGCAGGCGGCGAAGAATCGCATACAGCACCCCAGCAACGTGCTGCACTTCTTCAACGCCCAGCCTGACGTGACCCCTGAGATATTCTCTCAG ATCTGTGAGGACCTCGGCGTCAAGTGCCCCGTCAACGTCAAAATGTTCACAGGCAAGA GTGGCGGTGCTCCGAGCGACCGTAGCGCTTCCGGGCTACTGGAGTGGGAATCAATCAATGATGCCATGGAAGCTCTGGCCTTGATGAACCACTTCCAGATGAAGAACGCAA ccGGTCCGTACCCATACACCCTCAAGCTGTGCTTCTCCACCGTTCAACACGGCAACTGCTGA
- the LOC127608818 gene encoding heterogeneous nuclear ribonucleoprotein L-like isoform X1, giving the protein MATAASRYYSEEGRANKRQKTDGMSTGYEDPHKTLPSIVVHVRGLVDGVTESDLMEALQEFGTISYVVLMPKKRQALVEYEDMNGSSTAVTYGADNQVYIASHPAFINYSTSQKISRPGDSDDSRSVNNILLLTIMNPIYPITKEVLYTICNNCGPVHRIVIFRKNGVQAMVEFDSVQSAQRAKASLNGADIYSGCCTLKIEYAKPTRLNVFKNDQDTWDYTNPNLGGPDDMGANPNKRQRQPALLGDHPPEYSKSITSTTCIRHNPHPVSPSNSFCLSYPTFGGYHGYDESYGSSPYESRRMGPPMRARGSRSYQPNYGPPPPPPGEYGAHADSPVVMVYGLEPEKMNADRVFNIFCLYGNVERVKFMKSKPGAAMVEMGDCYAVDRAITHLNSNFLFAQKLNVCVSKQQAIVPGQCYELEDGSSSFKDFHGSRNNRFTSPEQAAKNRIQHPSNVLHFFNAQPDVTPEIFSQICEDLGVKCPVNVKMFTGKSGGAPSDRSASGLLEWESINDAMEALALMNHFQMKNATGPYPYTLKLCFSTVQHGNC; this is encoded by the exons ATGGCAACCGCGGCGAGTCGATATTACAGCGAGGAGGGTAGGGCGAACAAAAGACAGAAAACCGACGGAATGTCAACG GGCTATGAAGACCCCCACAAGACCCTTCCGTCCATAGTGGTGCACGTCCGAGGCCTGGTTGATGGTGTTACGGAGTCAGACCTGATGGAGGCCCTGCAAGAGTTTGGAACCATCAG CTATGTAGTGCTAATGCCCAAGAAGCGTCAGGCGCTGGTGGAATATGAGGACATGAACGGCTCGTCCACGGCGGTAACTTACGGCGCTGACAACCAGGTGTACATCGCCAGCCACCCGGCCTTCATCAACTACTCCACCAGCCAGAAGATCTCTAGGCCAGGTGACTCTGATGACTCAAGGAGCGTCAACAACATACTGCTGCTCACCATCATGAACCCCATCTACCCCATCACCA AGGAGGTACTCTACACCATATGCAACAACTGCGGCCCTGTTCACAGAATTGTCATCTTTAGGAAGAATGGTGTGCAAGCCATGGTGGA ATTTGACTCTGTGCAAAGCGCCCAGCGAGCCAAAGCATCTCTCAACGGAGCTGACATCTACTCTGGATGCTGCACGCTAAAGATCGAATACGCCAAG CCTACTCGGTTGAATGTGTTCAAGAATGATCAGGACACTTGGGATTACACCAATCCCAATTTGGGTGGACCAG aCGACATGGGTGCCAACCCCAACAAGCGTCAGCGCCAGCCTGCCCTCCTGGGCGACCACCCCCCGGAGTACAGTAAGTCAATCACTTCCACAACGTGCATAAGGCACAATCCTCATCCTGTGTCTCCAAGCAATAGCTTTTGTCTGTCATATCCAACATTTGGTGGTTACCACGGCTATGACGAGAGCTACGGCTCGTCGCCCTACGAGAGCCGCCGAATGGGACCTCCGATGAGGGCCCGCGGCAGTAGAAGCTACCAGCCCAACTACGGTCCCCCGCCACCACCTCCCGGCGAGTACGGGGCCCACGCAGACTCACCAGTGGTCATGGTCTACGGACTGGAGCCTGAAAAGATGAACGCCGACCGCGTCTTCAACATATTCTGTCTGTATGGCAACGTGGAGCGG GTCAAGTTCATGAAGAGCAAACCGGGTGCCGCCATGGTGGAGATGGGTGACTGCTACGCTGTGGACCGCGCCATCACGCACCTCAACAGCAACTTCCTGTTTGCGCAGAAGCTCAACGTGTG CGTCTCCAAGCAGCAGGCCATCGTGCCAGGCCAGTGCTATGAGCTGGAGGACGGCTCTAGCAGCTTCAAGGACTTCCACGGTTCCAGGAACAATCGCTTCACGTCGCCCGAGCAGGCGGCGAAGAATCGCATACAGCACCCCAGCAACGTGCTGCACTTCTTCAACGCCCAGCCTGACGTGACCCCTGAGATATTCTCTCAG ATCTGTGAGGACCTCGGCGTCAAGTGCCCCGTCAACGTCAAAATGTTCACAGGCAAGA GTGGCGGTGCTCCGAGCGACCGTAGCGCTTCCGGGCTACTGGAGTGGGAATCAATCAATGATGCCATGGAAGCTCTGGCCTTGATGAACCACTTCCAGATGAAGAACGCAA ccGGTCCGTACCCATACACCCTCAAGCTGTGCTTCTCCACCGTTCAACACGGCAACTGCTGA
- the LOC127608818 gene encoding heterogeneous nuclear ribonucleoprotein L-like isoform X4, which produces MATAASRYYSEEGRANKRQKTDGMSTGYEDPHKTLPSIVVHVRGLVDGVTESDLMEALQEFGTISYVVLMPKKRQALVEYEDMNGSSTAVTYGADNQVYIASHPAFINYSTSQKISRPGDSDDSRSVNNILLLTIMNPIYPITKEVLYTICNNCGPVHRIVIFRKNGVQAMVEFDSVQSAQRAKASLNGADIYSGCCTLKIEYAKPTRLNVFKNDQDTWDYTNPNLGGPDDMGANPNKRQRQPALLGDHPPEYSGYHGYDESYGSSPYESRRMGPPMRARGSRSYQPNYGPPPPPPGEYGAHADSPVVMVYGLEPEKMNADRVFNIFCLYGNVERVKFMKSKPGAAMVEMGDCYAVDRAITHLNSNFLFAQKLNVCVSKQQAIVPGQCYELEDGSSSFKDFHGSRNNRFTSPEQAAKNRIQHPSNVLHFFNAQPDVTPEIFSQICEDLGVKCPVNVKMFTGKSGGAPSDRSASGLLEWESINDAMEALALMNHFQMKNATGPYPYTLKLCFSTVQHGNC; this is translated from the exons ATGGCAACCGCGGCGAGTCGATATTACAGCGAGGAGGGTAGGGCGAACAAAAGACAGAAAACCGACGGAATGTCAACG GGCTATGAAGACCCCCACAAGACCCTTCCGTCCATAGTGGTGCACGTCCGAGGCCTGGTTGATGGTGTTACGGAGTCAGACCTGATGGAGGCCCTGCAAGAGTTTGGAACCATCAG CTATGTAGTGCTAATGCCCAAGAAGCGTCAGGCGCTGGTGGAATATGAGGACATGAACGGCTCGTCCACGGCGGTAACTTACGGCGCTGACAACCAGGTGTACATCGCCAGCCACCCGGCCTTCATCAACTACTCCACCAGCCAGAAGATCTCTAGGCCAGGTGACTCTGATGACTCAAGGAGCGTCAACAACATACTGCTGCTCACCATCATGAACCCCATCTACCCCATCACCA AGGAGGTACTCTACACCATATGCAACAACTGCGGCCCTGTTCACAGAATTGTCATCTTTAGGAAGAATGGTGTGCAAGCCATGGTGGA ATTTGACTCTGTGCAAAGCGCCCAGCGAGCCAAAGCATCTCTCAACGGAGCTGACATCTACTCTGGATGCTGCACGCTAAAGATCGAATACGCCAAG CCTACTCGGTTGAATGTGTTCAAGAATGATCAGGACACTTGGGATTACACCAATCCCAATTTGGGTGGACCAG aCGACATGGGTGCCAACCCCAACAAGCGTCAGCGCCAGCCTGCCCTCCTGGGCGACCACCCCCCGGAGTACA GTGGTTACCACGGCTATGACGAGAGCTACGGCTCGTCGCCCTACGAGAGCCGCCGAATGGGACCTCCGATGAGGGCCCGCGGCAGTAGAAGCTACCAGCCCAACTACGGTCCCCCGCCACCACCTCCCGGCGAGTACGGGGCCCACGCAGACTCACCAGTGGTCATGGTCTACGGACTGGAGCCTGAAAAGATGAACGCCGACCGCGTCTTCAACATATTCTGTCTGTATGGCAACGTGGAGCGG GTCAAGTTCATGAAGAGCAAACCGGGTGCCGCCATGGTGGAGATGGGTGACTGCTACGCTGTGGACCGCGCCATCACGCACCTCAACAGCAACTTCCTGTTTGCGCAGAAGCTCAACGTGTG CGTCTCCAAGCAGCAGGCCATCGTGCCAGGCCAGTGCTATGAGCTGGAGGACGGCTCTAGCAGCTTCAAGGACTTCCACGGTTCCAGGAACAATCGCTTCACGTCGCCCGAGCAGGCGGCGAAGAATCGCATACAGCACCCCAGCAACGTGCTGCACTTCTTCAACGCCCAGCCTGACGTGACCCCTGAGATATTCTCTCAG ATCTGTGAGGACCTCGGCGTCAAGTGCCCCGTCAACGTCAAAATGTTCACAGGCAAGA GTGGCGGTGCTCCGAGCGACCGTAGCGCTTCCGGGCTACTGGAGTGGGAATCAATCAATGATGCCATGGAAGCTCTGGCCTTGATGAACCACTTCCAGATGAAGAACGCAA ccGGTCCGTACCCATACACCCTCAAGCTGTGCTTCTCCACCGTTCAACACGGCAACTGCTGA
- the LOC127608818 gene encoding heterogeneous nuclear ribonucleoprotein L-like isoform X2, giving the protein MATAASRYYSEEGRANKRQKTDGMSTGYEDPHKTLPSIVVHVRGLVDGVTESDLMEALQEFGTISYVVLMPKKRQALVEYEDMNGSSTAVTYGADNQVYIASHPAFINYSTSQKISRPGDSDDSRSVNNILLLTIMNPIYPITKEVLYTICNNCGPVHRIVIFRKNGVQAMVEFDSVQSAQRAKASLNGADIYSGCCTLKIEYAKPTRLNVFKNDQDTWDYTNPNLGGPDDMGANPNKRQRQPALLGDHPPEYSKSITSTTCIRHNPHPVSPSNSFCLSYPTFGGYHGYDESYGSSPYESRRMGPPMRARGSRSYQPNYGPPPPPPGEYGAHADSPVVMVYGLEPEKMNADRVFNIFCLYGNVERVKFMKSKPGAAMVEMGDCYAVDRAITHLNSNFLFAQKLNVCVSKQQAIVPGQCYELEDGSSSFKDFHGSRNNRFTSPEQAAKNRIQHPSNVLHFFNAQPDVTPEIFSQICEDLGVKCPVNVKMFTGGGAPSDRSASGLLEWESINDAMEALALMNHFQMKNATGPYPYTLKLCFSTVQHGNC; this is encoded by the exons ATGGCAACCGCGGCGAGTCGATATTACAGCGAGGAGGGTAGGGCGAACAAAAGACAGAAAACCGACGGAATGTCAACG GGCTATGAAGACCCCCACAAGACCCTTCCGTCCATAGTGGTGCACGTCCGAGGCCTGGTTGATGGTGTTACGGAGTCAGACCTGATGGAGGCCCTGCAAGAGTTTGGAACCATCAG CTATGTAGTGCTAATGCCCAAGAAGCGTCAGGCGCTGGTGGAATATGAGGACATGAACGGCTCGTCCACGGCGGTAACTTACGGCGCTGACAACCAGGTGTACATCGCCAGCCACCCGGCCTTCATCAACTACTCCACCAGCCAGAAGATCTCTAGGCCAGGTGACTCTGATGACTCAAGGAGCGTCAACAACATACTGCTGCTCACCATCATGAACCCCATCTACCCCATCACCA AGGAGGTACTCTACACCATATGCAACAACTGCGGCCCTGTTCACAGAATTGTCATCTTTAGGAAGAATGGTGTGCAAGCCATGGTGGA ATTTGACTCTGTGCAAAGCGCCCAGCGAGCCAAAGCATCTCTCAACGGAGCTGACATCTACTCTGGATGCTGCACGCTAAAGATCGAATACGCCAAG CCTACTCGGTTGAATGTGTTCAAGAATGATCAGGACACTTGGGATTACACCAATCCCAATTTGGGTGGACCAG aCGACATGGGTGCCAACCCCAACAAGCGTCAGCGCCAGCCTGCCCTCCTGGGCGACCACCCCCCGGAGTACAGTAAGTCAATCACTTCCACAACGTGCATAAGGCACAATCCTCATCCTGTGTCTCCAAGCAATAGCTTTTGTCTGTCATATCCAACATTTGGTGGTTACCACGGCTATGACGAGAGCTACGGCTCGTCGCCCTACGAGAGCCGCCGAATGGGACCTCCGATGAGGGCCCGCGGCAGTAGAAGCTACCAGCCCAACTACGGTCCCCCGCCACCACCTCCCGGCGAGTACGGGGCCCACGCAGACTCACCAGTGGTCATGGTCTACGGACTGGAGCCTGAAAAGATGAACGCCGACCGCGTCTTCAACATATTCTGTCTGTATGGCAACGTGGAGCGG GTCAAGTTCATGAAGAGCAAACCGGGTGCCGCCATGGTGGAGATGGGTGACTGCTACGCTGTGGACCGCGCCATCACGCACCTCAACAGCAACTTCCTGTTTGCGCAGAAGCTCAACGTGTG CGTCTCCAAGCAGCAGGCCATCGTGCCAGGCCAGTGCTATGAGCTGGAGGACGGCTCTAGCAGCTTCAAGGACTTCCACGGTTCCAGGAACAATCGCTTCACGTCGCCCGAGCAGGCGGCGAAGAATCGCATACAGCACCCCAGCAACGTGCTGCACTTCTTCAACGCCCAGCCTGACGTGACCCCTGAGATATTCTCTCAG ATCTGTGAGGACCTCGGCGTCAAGTGCCCCGTCAACGTCAAAATGTTCACAG GTGGCGGTGCTCCGAGCGACCGTAGCGCTTCCGGGCTACTGGAGTGGGAATCAATCAATGATGCCATGGAAGCTCTGGCCTTGATGAACCACTTCCAGATGAAGAACGCAA ccGGTCCGTACCCATACACCCTCAAGCTGTGCTTCTCCACCGTTCAACACGGCAACTGCTGA